A genome region from Glutamicibacter arilaitensis Re117 includes the following:
- a CDS encoding SH3 domain-containing protein: MHQTYGWLPNVYLEAIPAVFDEPVISEDEDELAEPVLSRYSLIEATHVTTATLNLRKGSGTGYPVLKVIDQGSKVRSMLQQGLWSQVQCGKLLGWVPSMYLQQVPSRPAKGGLIAVPNQRALTTIGLNARRGPGDHYSLVRILPADTAVVIVARQGAWRRIDRDGEEMWIPASQLRTVY; this comes from the coding sequence GTGCACCAAACGTACGGTTGGCTGCCTAACGTCTATCTTGAGGCGATTCCGGCGGTCTTTGACGAGCCTGTAATTTCCGAGGACGAGGATGAGTTGGCCGAGCCAGTTCTTTCTCGTTATTCATTGATTGAAGCCACCCACGTGACAACGGCAACGTTGAATCTTCGCAAAGGCAGCGGAACTGGTTACCCGGTGCTCAAGGTCATTGACCAGGGTTCCAAGGTTCGTTCAATGCTTCAGCAGGGACTGTGGTCCCAGGTTCAGTGCGGCAAGTTGCTGGGTTGGGTTCCAAGCATGTACTTGCAGCAGGTTCCATCGCGTCCAGCAAAGGGCGGATTGATTGCGGTTCCTAATCAGCGTGCGCTGACCACTATTGGTCTGAACGCGCGTCGCGGTCCAGGGGATCATTATTCGCTGGTGCGTATTCTCCCGGCGGATACGGCGGTTGTCATTGTGGCCCGTCAGGGCGCGTGGCGGCGGATCGACCGTGACGGCGAGGAAATGTGGATCCCTGCCAGCCAACTGCGGACAGTGTATTAA
- a CDS encoding trimeric intracellular cation channel family protein: MYILIELIGIFFFAVAGSLMAARRGFDLLGSAFLGGVCGLGGGVVRDLILNQSPATFAHPIYFIPPVLAALCVYAFTPSVQKLHRLVQLFDAAGLGLFCVTGTLKALENDFNPVTAVLLGVITSVGGGLMRDVISNVTPDLFNPRDIYALAAMVGAALTAVVWHLGIMNVAVGAGIAGLAFAIRVASIRFGWSVPLAAGHWHRPNPTPPASDGPQRHF, encoded by the coding sequence ATGTACATCCTGATTGAACTCATTGGCATTTTCTTTTTCGCCGTCGCGGGTTCCCTGATGGCCGCCCGCCGCGGTTTTGACCTGCTCGGGTCAGCTTTCCTTGGCGGAGTCTGCGGCCTAGGTGGCGGCGTGGTCCGAGACTTGATTCTCAATCAGTCCCCGGCAACATTCGCGCATCCGATCTACTTTATTCCACCGGTACTCGCAGCCCTATGCGTTTATGCATTCACCCCGTCGGTACAAAAGCTGCACCGGCTGGTCCAGCTCTTCGATGCCGCCGGACTGGGACTGTTCTGCGTCACAGGTACGCTCAAGGCTTTGGAGAATGATTTCAATCCGGTCACCGCGGTCCTCCTTGGCGTGATCACCAGTGTGGGCGGCGGGTTGATGCGTGATGTCATTTCCAACGTCACCCCCGATTTGTTCAATCCCCGCGATATCTATGCCTTAGCCGCCATGGTTGGTGCGGCGCTCACAGCCGTGGTGTGGCATCTGGGGATCATGAATGTTGCGGTGGGTGCCGGGATTGCCGGTCTGGCTTTTGCCATCCGTGTGGCATCCATCCGCTTTGGCTGGTCGGTCCCACTGGCCGCCGGCCATTGGCATCGGCCCAATCCCACGCCTCCTGCCAGCGACGGACCGCAGCGTCATTTCTAG
- a CDS encoding TetR/AcrR family transcriptional regulator, translated as MARPPAARGKVLDAYIALLCEEGDRAATLEATAARAGVSKGGLLYHFASKEALADAVIEASEEPIAKDIESMSSSAEGASVYYVRTSAEVNTDLDRYLNALQRLAQAGNKAASEKIEITSERWYQCILHEVGSKDVAHLVMLTGEGLYAQLALPGTWYERNFDGELDRLLELVTSIKKLGHLNKK; from the coding sequence ATGGCGCGCCCACCTGCTGCCCGCGGCAAAGTGCTCGATGCTTATATCGCACTGCTGTGTGAAGAAGGAGACCGTGCTGCCACGCTCGAAGCAACGGCAGCCCGAGCGGGAGTCTCCAAAGGGGGGCTGCTCTACCACTTCGCCTCCAAGGAAGCCTTGGCCGACGCCGTGATCGAGGCCAGCGAAGAACCCATCGCCAAAGACATTGAAAGCATGTCCAGCTCTGCTGAAGGAGCCTCGGTTTATTACGTGCGCACCAGCGCGGAAGTCAACACCGACCTGGACCGCTATCTCAATGCCTTGCAGCGGCTGGCGCAAGCCGGAAACAAGGCTGCATCAGAGAAGATCGAAATCACCAGTGAGCGCTGGTACCAGTGCATTCTGCACGAAGTGGGAAGCAAGGACGTGGCACATCTGGTGATGCTCACCGGAGAAGGACTCTATGCCCAGCTCGCTCTGCCCGGGACATGGTACGAACGGAATTTTGATGGTGAGCTGGATCGCTTACTAGAGTTAGTCACTAGTATCAAGAAGTTGGGACATCTCAACAAAAAATGA
- a CDS encoding cold-shock protein translates to MATGIVKWFNAEKGFGFIAPDSGDPDVFAHFSAIQTQGFRTLDEGQKVEFEVVEGPKGLQAADIRAL, encoded by the coding sequence ATGGCAACCGGAATCGTCAAGTGGTTCAACGCTGAAAAGGGCTTCGGCTTCATCGCTCCAGACAGCGGCGATCCAGACGTCTTCGCACACTTCTCTGCAATCCAGACCCAGGGTTTCCGTACCCTGGACGAGGGCCAGAAGGTGGAGTTCGAAGTTGTTGAGGGTCCAAAGGGTCTGCAGGCTGCAGACATTCGCGCTCTCTAA
- a CDS encoding MFS transporter produces the protein MKKDSVVSPRAGRVGALLGILLLALSLRAAVVSVSPLLSRIETDIQFTEFTTGLLAMLAPIAFAVFGLLTPRLIKSFGLETTLMISLGLAVSGQIARIFMPEVYSFLALSIVTLAGYGMGNVVLPPLVKKYFPDRIGMVTSGYVTMLAIGTWMAPQFSVPLADLTSWQMSIGSWAALSGIVLIPWLVQLFADRGVDRPDNPVHASGHPQPIAKINPWKSKVAWGLAIFLAGNSAQTYVYFTWLPPYLQNRGLDELAAGNMLALFAILGLPVSLLVPLWVPRLKHPIFAVLIFTACWVSGHLGIYLSPTQNTAVWICLAGLGQGTFAIALLMMNLRSRTTYGSGVLSGFAQGLGYAGAAVVPMLFGVVQKATDSWGAAFSMLGVCVIVMLIGAFIINSPRTIEDDSPGTEDLGKLERIN, from the coding sequence ATGAAAAAAGACAGCGTTGTCTCTCCACGCGCAGGAAGAGTTGGAGCGCTTCTTGGCATCCTGCTACTTGCTCTGTCGTTACGCGCAGCAGTTGTTTCCGTATCCCCATTGCTCTCCCGCATTGAAACGGATATCCAATTCACGGAATTCACCACCGGTCTTTTGGCCATGCTCGCTCCCATCGCCTTCGCCGTCTTCGGGTTGCTTACTCCACGGCTGATCAAATCATTCGGCTTGGAAACAACCCTGATGATCTCCTTGGGCTTGGCCGTCAGCGGCCAGATTGCCCGCATCTTCATGCCAGAGGTCTACTCTTTCCTGGCCCTGTCCATCGTGACCCTCGCCGGCTATGGCATGGGCAACGTGGTGCTGCCGCCACTGGTTAAGAAGTACTTCCCGGATCGAATCGGCATGGTCACCAGCGGCTACGTCACGATGCTGGCCATTGGCACCTGGATGGCCCCGCAGTTCTCCGTTCCACTGGCCGACCTCACCAGCTGGCAGATGTCCATCGGTTCCTGGGCCGCGCTCTCGGGCATCGTCCTGATTCCATGGTTGGTTCAGCTCTTTGCCGACCGCGGGGTTGATCGTCCGGATAACCCGGTCCATGCCAGCGGGCATCCGCAACCTATTGCCAAGATCAATCCTTGGAAGTCCAAAGTCGCCTGGGGCTTGGCAATCTTCTTGGCCGGAAATTCAGCGCAGACCTACGTCTACTTCACCTGGCTTCCGCCATACCTGCAGAACCGCGGCCTGGATGAGCTGGCAGCAGGCAATATGCTTGCGCTCTTTGCAATCCTCGGTTTGCCGGTCAGCCTCTTGGTGCCGCTATGGGTTCCGCGCCTGAAACACCCGATCTTCGCCGTGCTGATCTTCACCGCTTGCTGGGTGTCCGGACACCTTGGCATCTACCTCTCGCCAACCCAGAACACTGCGGTGTGGATCTGCCTTGCGGGCCTAGGCCAGGGAACCTTCGCGATCGCCTTGCTGATGATGAACCTGCGCTCGCGCACGACCTACGGCTCCGGCGTGCTCTCTGGCTTCGCCCAAGGCTTGGGCTATGCCGGAGCCGCGGTAGTTCCGATGCTCTTCGGAGTGGTGCAAAAAGCCACCGATTCGTGGGGCGCGGCCTTCTCCATGCTCGGTGTCTGCGTCATCGTGATGCTGATCGGAGCATTTATCATCAACTCTCCGCGCACTATCGAAGATGATTCGCCGGGCACCGAAGACCTGGGCAAGCTGGAACGCATCAACTAG
- a CDS encoding S9 family peptidase produces MPQHLPFGSWPSTISAQEVAAGTKPLGGACFFADKLIVQEGRPAEGGRITLMEYGTDGTPGAELIAAPFNVRSRVHEYGGSSWMLIEGATPTVVFANFADQRVYSQTAGGHDAIELTAASGENADPKLRFAEFTPGPEGTVLAIMEDLRAEPVRHIVQIPLDGSAANDLGKIRILSRPARFVAAPRLNPAGTRLSWISWEHPNMPWDSTQLHLADFSEQGILEDTVIAGGEEISVMQPEWLDDDQLAFISDASGWWNPYLYQDSSARTTRLVDRPAEFAGPLWQVGTSWYLVENAHTLLCSYGTGTTKLARLHSDTGGLEDLALPFTRIRPFALRDGWLLAGTSSMTQGEEITLINLETLDHHAVTRAIAKLPEPSMLPEVEEFECKNLSGQSVHALLYRPAQEGYAGMEGELPPFVTFVHGGPTSQASPTLSATVAYYTSRGIGVVDVNYGGSTGYGREYRNRLRGAWGVVDVADTVAVINALVAQGIADPARIGIEGGSAGGWTVLCALTFSDVFTAGISRYGVSDLVGLVQDTHDFESQYMFSLVGPYPEAADLYEKRAPINHVSKISCPVLLLQGDEDKVVPPAQSQVVADALAERGIAHAYILFEGEQHGFRKSQNIIKALESSLAFYAQIFKFQTDVPSIELS; encoded by the coding sequence ATGCCTCAGCACTTACCTTTTGGATCATGGCCATCAACAATTTCCGCGCAAGAAGTTGCCGCCGGAACCAAACCACTGGGAGGCGCCTGCTTCTTTGCGGACAAGCTCATTGTCCAAGAAGGCCGTCCTGCCGAAGGCGGACGCATCACGCTGATGGAATACGGCACCGACGGAACACCCGGTGCTGAGCTCATTGCCGCTCCATTCAATGTGCGTTCGCGGGTCCACGAATACGGTGGGTCCAGCTGGATGCTGATCGAAGGCGCCACCCCAACCGTTGTCTTTGCGAACTTCGCTGACCAGCGGGTCTACTCCCAGACCGCAGGCGGACACGATGCCATTGAGCTGACTGCGGCCAGTGGTGAGAACGCGGATCCGAAGCTGCGCTTCGCTGAGTTCACCCCAGGACCCGAAGGCACCGTTCTGGCCATTATGGAAGACCTGCGGGCTGAACCGGTGCGCCACATCGTGCAGATCCCGCTTGATGGCAGCGCAGCTAACGATCTGGGCAAGATCCGCATCTTGAGCAGACCTGCACGCTTCGTCGCAGCGCCGCGTTTGAACCCAGCTGGAACCCGGCTGTCCTGGATCAGCTGGGAACACCCGAATATGCCGTGGGATTCCACGCAACTGCACCTGGCTGACTTCTCTGAGCAAGGCATCCTCGAGGACACAGTCATTGCCGGGGGCGAAGAAATCTCGGTAATGCAGCCAGAGTGGCTCGATGATGACCAGCTGGCCTTTATCTCTGACGCCAGCGGCTGGTGGAACCCTTACCTCTACCAGGACAGCTCGGCGCGCACCACCAGGTTAGTAGACCGCCCAGCAGAATTTGCCGGTCCGCTGTGGCAGGTGGGAACCAGTTGGTATTTGGTAGAAAACGCCCACACACTGCTGTGCTCCTACGGGACTGGCACCACCAAGCTGGCGCGACTGCACTCGGATACCGGCGGTTTAGAAGATCTGGCGTTGCCCTTCACCCGAATCCGTCCTTTCGCACTGCGCGACGGTTGGCTGCTTGCCGGTACCTCATCGATGACCCAAGGTGAAGAAATTACCTTGATCAACCTTGAGACCTTGGATCATCACGCGGTGACCCGTGCCATCGCGAAGCTGCCCGAGCCGTCCATGCTTCCTGAGGTTGAAGAATTCGAGTGCAAGAACCTCTCTGGGCAGTCAGTCCACGCTTTGCTCTACCGCCCAGCCCAAGAAGGCTACGCGGGGATGGAAGGGGAACTGCCGCCTTTTGTCACCTTTGTGCATGGTGGACCGACAAGCCAAGCTTCACCCACGCTCAGTGCCACGGTGGCTTATTACACCTCACGCGGCATCGGGGTGGTGGACGTGAACTACGGCGGTTCCACCGGCTACGGACGTGAGTACCGAAATCGCCTGCGCGGGGCCTGGGGCGTGGTGGACGTGGCCGATACCGTCGCGGTGATCAACGCATTGGTTGCCCAGGGAATTGCTGATCCAGCACGCATCGGCATCGAAGGGGGCAGCGCCGGCGGCTGGACTGTATTGTGCGCTCTGACGTTCTCGGATGTCTTCACCGCAGGCATCAGCCGATACGGCGTTTCGGATCTGGTAGGACTGGTTCAGGACACCCACGACTTCGAGTCGCAGTACATGTTCTCGCTGGTCGGACCGTACCCGGAAGCCGCAGACCTCTATGAGAAACGCGCTCCGATCAACCACGTCTCGAAGATCTCCTGCCCGGTCCTGCTCCTGCAGGGCGATGAGGACAAGGTGGTGCCGCCGGCACAATCGCAAGTAGTGGCCGACGCGCTCGCCGAACGGGGCATTGCCCATGCGTACATTCTCTTCGAAGGAGAACAGCATGGTTTCAGGAAGTCCCAGAACATCATCAAGGCGCTGGAAAGCTCTTTGGCTTTCTACGCGCAGATCTTCAAGTTCCAGACCGACGTGCCAAGTATCGAATTGTCCTAG
- a CDS encoding DUF1697 domain-containing protein — protein sequence MLRHVLDPSDLSPAKRCSTSINRMRLDCLMTRYAVFLRGVNVGGVKVLMKDLTQLLLDAGFTEVKTLLASGNVVLSVQITDPLAIQEQCNALLASHYQRPIPTLVYTVEEIQQLSAAFPLPLPQPAGEHHGYYTLCETAQDAQEIGTAIDGLENHGEYAIQGRAVAWIVRKGESTTNPIGKLMDAQAKQRIVSTRNHNTLVKVAKLLI from the coding sequence GTGCTGAGGCATGTTCTTGATCCTAGCGATCTTTCGCCTGCAAAACGATGCTCGACAAGCATCAATCGGATGCGCTTGGATTGTCTTATGACTAGATACGCCGTATTTCTGCGTGGAGTAAACGTCGGCGGGGTCAAAGTTCTGATGAAAGATCTGACGCAGCTGCTTCTGGATGCTGGTTTCACCGAGGTGAAAACACTTTTGGCCAGTGGCAATGTGGTGCTCAGCGTTCAGATCACCGATCCGCTGGCAATCCAAGAACAATGCAACGCGCTCTTGGCATCTCATTATCAGCGCCCAATTCCCACGCTTGTTTATACCGTTGAAGAAATCCAGCAGCTCTCCGCGGCGTTCCCGTTGCCTTTGCCGCAGCCAGCTGGCGAGCATCATGGGTACTACACGCTCTGCGAAACGGCACAGGATGCCCAAGAGATTGGAACGGCCATCGATGGGCTGGAGAACCATGGTGAATACGCTATCCAGGGCCGTGCGGTGGCATGGATTGTGCGCAAGGGAGAAAGCACCACTAATCCCATTGGCAAGCTCATGGATGCGCAGGCAAAGCAGCGCATCGTGAGCACACGAAATCACAACACCTTAGTGAAGGTCGCAAAGCTTCTCATCTGA
- a CDS encoding Tex family protein produces MHNGSVTSEQKNTANDSATKQRIIAQLAQELSVESKVATWQITAAIELLDSGSTVPFIARYRKEVTGMLSDSQLRLLEERLRYLRELEERRATVLEAIAEAGKLTDQLAEAIAQASTKAELEDLYLPFKSKRRTKAQIAREAGLEPLADLLLSDPMTDPVQAAADYLNAEAGFSTDQDVLSGARSIVTERVSQDVVLAGELRERLWNTGKIGASAASGATAEGQGKYSDYLDYVADLDRLPSHRVLALLRGEREGVLNLQLAEADPRDEAALDEARSGYENAIASSLGLNVPTGAPAAKWISQTVRLAWKARLLTRFESDLRSRLFEAAEDESVKIFAANLRDVLLAAPAGNKAVLGLDPGLRTGVKVAVVDLTGKSVETATIYPHAPANKWNESLAVLIKLAKKHGTSLIAVGNGTAGRETDRLAAEVIKELGGAGVDRVIVSEAGASVYSASELASQELPDMDVSLRGAVSIARRLQDPLAELVKIDPKSIGVGQYQHDVTASKLDRALDAVVEDCVNAVGVDVNTASPALLARVAGVGPLLSRNIVDHRNANGPFATRKDLLKVPRLGAKAFEQCAGFLRITGGKEKLDASSVHPEAYALAKTLQSSAEAQGRRLEELNLQEFVTEQFGEPTIRDVIAELRRPARDPRGEFVTATLKEGVETIKDVMPGMIMEGTVSNVAAFGAFVDLGVHQDGLIHVSAMSNKFISDPREMVSSGQIVKVKVLEVDTVRKRISLTLRLDDELPAAGAEARNSGPGERKGPGAGRSARSGQKRTGQNRTGQNRKAQPAQGKPAAPGNTAMAEALRRAGLGK; encoded by the coding sequence ATGCACAATGGATCGGTGACTAGCGAGCAGAAGAACACCGCAAATGACAGTGCCACCAAGCAGCGAATCATCGCTCAATTGGCCCAAGAACTCTCCGTTGAATCCAAGGTAGCAACCTGGCAGATTACGGCAGCCATTGAGCTTTTGGACTCTGGCTCGACCGTTCCTTTCATTGCCAGGTATCGAAAAGAAGTTACCGGCATGCTCAGCGATAGTCAGCTGCGCCTGCTCGAAGAGCGCCTGCGCTACCTGCGTGAGCTGGAGGAGCGCCGCGCAACAGTTCTGGAAGCCATCGCTGAAGCCGGCAAGCTCACCGACCAGCTTGCCGAAGCTATTGCACAGGCCAGCACCAAGGCTGAACTTGAAGACCTCTACCTGCCGTTCAAATCCAAGCGTCGCACCAAGGCCCAGATTGCCCGCGAAGCAGGACTGGAACCACTAGCTGATCTGCTGCTCTCGGACCCAATGACGGACCCGGTGCAGGCAGCTGCCGACTACCTGAATGCAGAGGCAGGATTCTCCACGGACCAAGACGTGCTTTCGGGTGCGCGCTCCATCGTGACCGAGCGTGTTTCACAGGATGTCGTCCTTGCTGGCGAACTGCGTGAACGTCTGTGGAATACCGGCAAGATTGGTGCGAGCGCCGCGTCAGGTGCCACCGCAGAAGGGCAAGGCAAGTACTCGGACTACCTGGACTACGTGGCGGATCTTGACCGGCTTCCATCCCACCGCGTGCTGGCATTGTTGCGCGGCGAACGCGAAGGCGTGCTGAACCTGCAGCTGGCTGAAGCCGATCCACGCGATGAGGCGGCTTTGGATGAAGCACGCAGTGGGTATGAGAACGCGATTGCTTCTTCGCTGGGACTGAATGTTCCAACCGGTGCACCAGCTGCGAAGTGGATTTCGCAGACCGTGCGTTTGGCGTGGAAGGCCCGCCTGCTCACCCGATTCGAATCCGACCTTCGCTCACGCTTGTTTGAAGCGGCTGAAGATGAATCGGTGAAAATTTTCGCGGCAAATCTTCGCGATGTCCTGCTGGCCGCACCGGCTGGAAACAAGGCAGTACTGGGTTTGGACCCAGGCCTGCGCACAGGGGTCAAGGTTGCCGTGGTCGACCTGACCGGCAAGTCGGTAGAAACGGCAACGATCTATCCGCATGCTCCCGCCAATAAGTGGAATGAATCCCTGGCTGTGCTCATCAAACTGGCAAAGAAGCACGGCACCTCGCTGATCGCTGTCGGCAACGGCACCGCCGGACGTGAAACGGACCGGCTGGCGGCAGAAGTCATCAAGGAGCTCGGCGGCGCGGGCGTTGACCGAGTCATCGTCTCCGAAGCTGGCGCCTCGGTCTACTCTGCCTCTGAACTGGCCAGCCAAGAACTGCCGGACATGGATGTGTCGTTGCGTGGCGCAGTATCGATTGCTCGCCGCTTGCAAGATCCGCTGGCTGAGCTGGTGAAGATTGATCCGAAGTCCATTGGCGTAGGCCAGTACCAGCATGATGTCACCGCTTCGAAGCTGGATCGTGCACTGGATGCCGTGGTTGAAGACTGCGTGAATGCCGTAGGCGTTGACGTCAATACCGCTTCGCCAGCCTTGCTGGCTCGCGTGGCCGGTGTGGGACCGCTGCTCAGCCGCAACATCGTGGATCACCGCAACGCCAACGGTCCTTTCGCTACCCGTAAGGATTTGTTGAAGGTTCCGCGTTTGGGCGCGAAAGCTTTTGAACAGTGTGCTGGATTCTTGCGCATTACTGGTGGCAAGGAAAAACTCGATGCGTCCTCGGTCCACCCCGAAGCCTATGCTTTGGCCAAAACCTTGCAGTCCAGTGCCGAAGCACAGGGCCGCCGACTTGAAGAGCTGAATTTGCAGGAGTTCGTCACCGAGCAGTTCGGCGAACCGACCATTCGTGACGTGATTGCTGAATTGCGCCGTCCTGCTCGCGACCCTCGTGGTGAGTTTGTTACGGCCACCTTGAAGGAGGGTGTAGAGACCATCAAGGACGTTATGCCGGGGATGATCATGGAAGGCACCGTTTCCAACGTTGCCGCCTTCGGTGCGTTCGTGGACTTGGGTGTCCACCAAGATGGCTTGATCCATGTCTCTGCGATGAGCAACAAGTTCATTTCGGATCCGCGCGAAATGGTCAGCTCCGGGCAGATCGTGAAGGTTAAGGTGCTGGAAGTGGACACCGTGCGCAAGCGTATTTCGCTGACTCTGCGACTGGATGACGAACTGCCTGCTGCTGGCGCGGAGGCCAGGAACTCCGGACCAGGCGAACGCAAGGGACCGGGAGCTGGCCGTTCGGCGCGCTCGGGCCAGAAGCGCACTGGGCAGAACCGCACTGGGCAGAACCGCAAGGCCCAGCCCGCGCAGGGCAAACCGGCTGCACCGGGCAACACCGCGATGGCCGAGGCGCTGCGTAGAGCAGGACTGGGCAAGTAG
- a CDS encoding ferritin: protein MELTGKLAEAFSTQVTLELTAATVYRQLAVEMEVLSLPGIAGWFRAQAGEEIVHAEKFMTHMTDRSAHPKIGEQPAPTLNVKSVADAFAASLAHEQKVSEAIRELYRLAQTEGDIDSIPLLHWFIDEQVEEEATVGEILDRVRMIGNDGSGLLRLDAELGSRSSAS from the coding sequence ATGGAACTTACAGGAAAACTGGCAGAAGCCTTCAGCACACAAGTAACTCTCGAACTAACCGCAGCAACGGTTTACCGTCAGCTGGCAGTTGAAATGGAGGTATTGAGCCTTCCAGGCATTGCTGGCTGGTTCCGCGCCCAGGCCGGCGAGGAAATCGTGCACGCGGAAAAGTTCATGACCCACATGACCGACCGCTCGGCCCACCCGAAGATTGGCGAGCAACCAGCACCTACCTTGAACGTGAAGAGCGTTGCAGACGCCTTCGCAGCCTCCTTGGCCCATGAGCAGAAGGTCTCCGAAGCGATTCGCGAGCTGTACCGACTGGCACAGACCGAAGGCGACATCGATTCGATTCCACTGCTGCACTGGTTCATCGACGAGCAGGTTGAAGAAGAGGCCACCGTTGGTGAAATCTTGGACCGCGTCAGGATGATCGGCAACGATGGCAGTGGCCTTCTGCGGTTGGACGCAGAGCTCGGCTCGCGTTCTTCCGCTTCCTAA
- a CDS encoding RNA-binding S4 domain-containing protein: protein MVQIPTSGKVRLDAWLWAVRIYKTRSAATTACRAGHVRLNGDPVKASQTVVPGDRIRVRKDGFDRELEVSALISKRVGAPVAVKCYIDHTPPRERLIIPQVPIRERGAGRPTKKDRREMDRLRDSWQAPDSGVDLP, encoded by the coding sequence ATGGTCCAAATTCCAACAAGCGGCAAAGTTCGTCTCGATGCATGGCTTTGGGCAGTACGCATCTATAAGACCCGTTCTGCCGCAACTACTGCGTGCCGTGCTGGCCATGTGCGTTTGAACGGCGACCCGGTCAAAGCTTCGCAAACCGTTGTGCCAGGCGATCGCATCCGTGTGCGCAAGGACGGATTCGACCGCGAATTGGAAGTCAGCGCACTGATTTCCAAGCGTGTTGGCGCACCAGTTGCCGTCAAGTGCTACATCGACCACACCCCACCGCGAGAACGCCTGATCATTCCGCAGGTCCCGATTCGTGAACGTGGCGCAGGGCGGCCTACCAAGAAAGATCGCCGCGAAATGGATCGCTTGCGGGATTCTTGGCAGGCACCTGATTCCGGTGTTGATCTGCCCTAG
- a CDS encoding MFS transporter produces the protein MTSNISLRASVLSKPRRWAALAVLLFPVLLISVDNTVLSFAVPAITKALSPSGNQLLWIIDIYPLILAGLLVPMGSLGDRIGRRKLLLIGATGFALVSALAAFATDATQLVAARALLGVFGAMLMPATLSLIRNIFPDDAERRTAIAVWAAAFSGGAVLGPIVGGVLLEHFWWGSVFLMAVPMLLPLLIGGMILVPESKDPNPGRVDPFSIILVVFTLLPFVYAIKTAATSPWYFSAAAIALTVLCGVTFVRRQLKAEQPMLDVRLFSNALFSGALMVNLIGIFSLVGFIYFVSQHLQLIAGFSPMQAGLWMTPGLVLTMGFGLLSVALSRRFGTPNIMAVGLILSAIAYLLVILAGEGSNSFMLMAAFAVLGTGIGMTETLSNDMVLAAVPASKAGAASAISETAYEVGSVLGVAVLGTILNTVYSARLLVPSSLTAQQAQQAGETLGGAHQLAATLPAGDAQTLLESAAHAFDHGVLLTSGIAAVLSLLAAGVVFRVIKPAFR, from the coding sequence ATGACTTCAAATATCTCCTTACGAGCATCGGTGCTGAGCAAGCCGCGCCGTTGGGCGGCACTGGCGGTCTTGCTGTTCCCCGTACTGTTGATCTCCGTGGACAACACCGTGTTGTCCTTCGCTGTACCGGCAATCACCAAAGCCCTATCTCCCTCGGGCAACCAGCTGCTATGGATTATCGACATCTACCCGCTGATCCTGGCCGGCCTGCTGGTACCCATGGGCTCACTAGGCGACCGAATCGGCCGTCGCAAGCTATTGCTGATCGGCGCAACTGGCTTCGCACTGGTTTCCGCCCTGGCTGCTTTTGCCACCGACGCCACCCAGCTGGTGGCCGCCCGTGCACTGCTCGGCGTCTTCGGCGCCATGCTGATGCCAGCCACCTTGTCCTTGATCCGGAACATCTTCCCCGATGATGCTGAGCGCCGCACAGCCATCGCGGTATGGGCTGCAGCATTCTCCGGCGGCGCCGTGCTCGGCCCAATTGTCGGCGGCGTGCTGCTGGAGCACTTCTGGTGGGGCTCGGTATTCCTCATGGCCGTACCGATGCTGCTGCCGCTGCTCATCGGCGGAATGATCCTAGTCCCCGAATCCAAGGACCCGAATCCCGGGCGTGTGGATCCCTTCTCAATCATCCTGGTGGTCTTCACCCTTCTGCCCTTTGTCTACGCCATCAAAACCGCGGCAACTTCCCCGTGGTATTTCTCGGCGGCGGCAATTGCGCTGACCGTGCTTTGCGGTGTGACTTTCGTGCGTCGACAGCTCAAGGCCGAACAGCCCATGCTCGACGTCCGCTTGTTCAGCAACGCCTTGTTCTCCGGTGCCCTGATGGTTAACCTGATCGGCATTTTCTCGCTGGTGGGATTCATCTACTTCGTTTCCCAGCACCTGCAGCTCATTGCCGGCTTCTCCCCCATGCAGGCAGGTCTGTGGATGACCCCTGGTTTGGTGCTGACCATGGGATTCGGGTTGCTCTCGGTGGCCCTGTCCCGGCGCTTCGGCACCCCGAACATCATGGCCGTTGGCCTGATTCTTTCCGCCATCGCCTACCTGCTTGTGATTCTGGCTGGGGAAGGATCCAATTCCTTCATGCTCATGGCTGCCTTTGCGGTCTTGGGTACCGGCATCGGCATGACCGAGACGCTTTCCAATGACATGGTGCTGGCCGCCGTTCCAGCTTCCAAGGCAGGGGCCGCTTCGGCGATCTCGGAAACCGCCTACGAAGTGGGATCCGTTTTAGGTGTCGCAGTCTTGGGCACCATCTTGAATACGGTGTACTCCGCGCGACTGCTGGTTCCAAGCTCATTGACAGCCCAGCAGGCCCAGCAGGCAGGTGAGACATTGGGTGGTGCACATCAGCTCGCAGCAACCTTGCCAGCCGGCGATGCCCAAACGCTCTTGGAATCTGCTGCCCACGCCTTTGATCACGGCGTATTACTTACTTCCGGCATTGCCGCGGTGCTGTCATTGCTGGCTGCAGGGGTAGTATTCCGCGTCATCAAGCCCGCATTTCGATGA